Proteins encoded in a region of the Candidatus Babeliales bacterium genome:
- a CDS encoding general stress protein produces the protein MKAKAKDPKKVAAGRKGGQLSPTNFKRNREGAKAAGQRSAWMKHSGKLEDYPPLLIRPDGGLTPLNDPDVPARKLPPLRKRQS, from the coding sequence ATGAAGGCTAAAGCAAAAGACCCGAAGAAGGTGGCTGCAGGTCGCAAGGGTGGCCAGCTCAGTCCGACAAACTTCAAGCGGAATCGTGAAGGTGCAAAAGCTGCAGGTCAGCGATCAGCCTGGATGAAGCATAGTGGCAAACTCGAGGATTATCCTCCGCTGCTCATTCGGCCCGATGGTGGACTGACTCCACTCAATGATCCTGATGTGCCTGCTCGCAAACTACCACCGCTCAGGAAGAGGCAGTCATGA
- the groEL gene encoding chaperonin GroEL, translated as MSTKIKTGSDARSEVKAGIDLVANVVKTTLGPRGRNVVLKTDPYRPPLNTNDGVTIARELHAPKDKPFQEIGVETVKAAANKTNDVAGDGTTTVTLLLQAMTTHVLQQINNDADPVLLRRGVEKAAEAVVEALKDEIVETKDLEALINVATISCGDPEVGKLVAEAVHKVGSNGVVTIEDGEGEETTSRIAEGIELRGGIQLPVFITNTARQEADVTDVPIFVTDHDFTNGLEIVRLMEVIAGMGHKAGVLIANSVTGEAMASCAINKAQGKFTLIPIKVQALGEQGQAVLRDMAEATGAKFFARDEGNRLPNNPQNPSDTYNPDDFGHAERVIASRDRTSIMGGAGETEDRIKELEAQKANSKQAYEKNLLDERIARLQSGVGVIRVGGVGEAERDERKLRVEDAINASKAALANGIIAGGGAALYRAASKVKSDGLTTEETFGLQAVVKACFEPIKQMAANSGLELDKADLQKILDDKTLTIDFYTGEVVDAFKAGIIDPSLVTLSAVKNAASEAALFAITEGAVTNPEDDSEKI; from the coding sequence ATGAGTACAAAAATCAAGACTGGATCGGATGCCCGATCGGAAGTGAAGGCAGGCATCGATCTAGTAGCCAATGTGGTCAAGACTACGCTCGGACCACGAGGCCGAAATGTTGTGCTCAAGACTGATCCATACCGACCACCGCTCAATACAAATGATGGTGTCACCATAGCTCGGGAATTGCATGCTCCAAAAGACAAGCCATTCCAGGAGATCGGTGTCGAGACTGTGAAGGCTGCAGCCAACAAGACAAATGATGTCGCTGGCGATGGTACTACTACAGTCACTCTCCTGCTCCAAGCAATGACCACTCATGTACTGCAGCAGATCAACAATGATGCTGATCCAGTATTGCTCAGGCGTGGTGTCGAGAAGGCAGCAGAAGCTGTAGTCGAAGCATTGAAGGATGAGATCGTGGAGACCAAAGATCTCGAAGCTCTGATCAATGTGGCCACAATATCATGTGGAGATCCTGAAGTCGGCAAGCTAGTCGCTGAGGCTGTCCACAAGGTCGGCTCAAATGGTGTCGTGACGATCGAAGATGGTGAAGGTGAAGAGACTACCAGTCGAATCGCTGAAGGCATTGAGCTTCGTGGAGGCATCCAGCTTCCAGTATTCATCACCAACACAGCCAGGCAGGAAGCTGATGTCACTGATGTGCCGATCTTCGTGACTGACCATGACTTCACGAATGGGCTCGAGATAGTCCGCTTGATGGAAGTCATTGCAGGTATGGGCCACAAAGCAGGTGTGCTGATAGCCAACTCAGTCACAGGCGAAGCGATGGCATCATGTGCTATCAATAAGGCTCAGGGCAAATTCACGCTGATCCCTATCAAGGTCCAGGCTCTCGGTGAGCAGGGCCAGGCAGTGCTTCGTGATATGGCTGAAGCTACTGGTGCAAAATTCTTCGCTCGTGACGAGGGCAATCGCTTGCCTAACAATCCACAGAATCCATCAGACACATACAATCCAGATGACTTCGGCCATGCAGAGCGAGTGATCGCCAGCCGAGATCGTACATCTATTATGGGTGGAGCTGGTGAGACTGAAGACCGCATCAAAGAACTCGAGGCACAGAAGGCCAACAGCAAGCAGGCATATGAGAAGAATCTTCTTGATGAGCGTATCGCTCGCCTGCAGTCTGGTGTCGGTGTGATCCGAGTCGGTGGTGTTGGTGAAGCAGAGCGAGATGAGCGGAAGCTCCGAGTCGAAGATGCGATCAATGCATCAAAGGCTGCTCTGGCAAATGGCATCATCGCTGGTGGTGGAGCTGCTCTCTATCGTGCAGCATCAAAGGTCAAATCAGATGGCCTGACTACGGAGGAGACATTCGGTCTTCAGGCAGTAGTCAAGGCTTGCTTCGAGCCTATCAAGCAGATGGCTGCCAATAGTGGCCTGGAGCTCGACAAGGCTGATCTGCAGAAGATCCTGGATGATAAGACTCTGACCATTGACTTCTACACTGGAGAGGTCGTGGATGCCTTCAAAGCAGGCATCATTGATCCGAGCCTAGTCACACTGTCCGCTGTCAAGAATGCTGCATCAGAGGCTGCACTGTTTGCAATCACTGAAGGAGCTGTCACTAATCCAGAGGATGACTCAGAAAAGATCTAG
- a CDS encoding glycosyltransferase, translating into MIIGLPVVEGHELTKVALDHLTKNAVMSTTIPVVIDNGSATPYNCDPPFEICKEINGYKVGLISNKENIGYYQPLKQLYDQYPDEQYIGLMHNDLMLYEQGWDRRMLQAFEEDPELGLIGLCGSREVDERGGRGGHTVCNFMGRDVLVGEQVWHGQDPSAGRRIEGIEPAIVLDSLFMLFRREAIPSLVRDHEDWDDITLAHFYDRIWPIRVIEDGWHVITMGSDNDHIGGMTTTGNERYRNDCIKFLDERGIPYDNPETEMYLVAERRYLEEYRDQKHWLPAIIREGYNVTHLA; encoded by the coding sequence ATGATCATCGGACTTCCAGTAGTAGAGGGCCACGAGCTCACAAAGGTGGCACTGGACCACCTCACAAAGAATGCTGTCATGAGCACTACTATTCCAGTTGTGATCGATAACGGCTCGGCCACTCCATATAACTGTGATCCACCATTCGAGATCTGCAAAGAGATCAATGGCTACAAGGTCGGCCTGATCAGCAACAAAGAGAACATCGGATATTATCAGCCACTGAAGCAACTCTATGATCAGTATCCAGATGAGCAATACATCGGCCTGATGCACAATGATCTTATGCTCTATGAGCAAGGCTGGGATCGCAGGATGCTGCAGGCATTTGAAGAAGATCCTGAGCTCGGCTTGATCGGTCTATGTGGATCACGAGAAGTCGATGAGCGTGGCGGTCGAGGTGGTCACACAGTTTGCAACTTCATGGGGAGAGATGTCCTGGTGGGTGAGCAGGTATGGCATGGTCAAGATCCATCTGCAGGCAGGCGGATCGAAGGCATCGAGCCAGCCATCGTGCTCGACTCTCTCTTCATGTTGTTCCGCAGGGAGGCAATACCTTCGCTGGTCCGAGATCATGAAGACTGGGATGACATCACACTGGCACATTTTTATGATCGCATCTGGCCGATCCGAGTGATCGAAGATGGCTGGCATGTCATCACTATGGGCTCAGACAATGATCACATCGGTGGCATGACCACTACTGGCAATGAGCGATACCGCAATGACTGCATCAAATTCCTGGATGAGCGTGGCATTCCATATGATAATCCTGAGACCGAGATGTACCTTGTGGCGGAGCGAAGATACCTGGAAGAGTACCGAGATCAGAAGCACTGGCTTCCAGCAATAATCAGAGAGGGATACAATGTCACACATCTTGCATGA
- a CDS encoding DegT/DnrJ/EryC1/StrS family aminotransferase, with protein sequence MIPLFKTHTPHTIDKPLLETLHSGYITQGPKVEEFEGRLRDFFGTDHVVTLNSGTSALTLAMRLAGIGPGDEVITTAMTCSATNLPVLSLGGKLVFADIDPVSGNINAESIEKLITKQTKAILFVDWGGMPADLDQIVSIARAHDLKVIEDAAHAFGAEYKGQKIGTIADFTCFSLQAIKHITTGDGGILTCKDPADYKRARSLRWFGINRDADSLDSRISEDIEEWGYKFHMNDLNATIGIAQMDHVDAVLQAHRNNAKYYEQNLSNYFVRSVDPADRRSAWWLYTIILPDQKSRDAFKKFATDKGVMVSQVHRRNDEYSVFKPFARKGLDGVAYFADRMVCIPVHWGLSIDELDHVAGVCNEFAQKQEKKS encoded by the coding sequence ATGATACCGCTATTCAAAACACACACACCACACACAATCGACAAGCCACTACTTGAGACCTTGCACAGTGGATACATCACACAAGGTCCGAAGGTGGAAGAATTCGAGGGCCGACTTCGAGACTTCTTCGGCACTGATCATGTGGTGACATTGAATAGCGGTACATCTGCACTCACACTAGCGATGAGGCTGGCAGGCATCGGCCCTGGTGATGAAGTGATCACCACTGCCATGACTTGCTCGGCCACAAATCTTCCTGTATTATCCCTCGGAGGCAAGCTAGTCTTCGCTGATATTGATCCTGTGAGTGGCAACATCAATGCAGAATCAATCGAGAAGCTAATCACAAAACAAACAAAGGCGATACTATTTGTGGACTGGGGAGGCATGCCTGCAGACCTCGATCAGATCGTGAGCATTGCGAGAGCTCATGATCTAAAAGTGATCGAGGATGCTGCTCATGCCTTCGGTGCTGAATACAAAGGCCAGAAGATCGGCACTATAGCTGACTTCACATGCTTCAGCCTGCAGGCGATCAAGCACATCACGACTGGCGATGGTGGCATCTTGACCTGCAAAGATCCTGCAGACTATAAGCGAGCTCGGAGTCTCAGGTGGTTCGGTATCAATCGTGATGCCGACTCACTCGATTCTCGGATCTCAGAAGACATTGAAGAGTGGGGATACAAATTCCACATGAATGATCTGAATGCCACAATAGGCATTGCTCAGATGGATCATGTCGATGCAGTACTGCAGGCTCACCGCAACAATGCAAAATACTACGAGCAGAACTTGAGCAATTATTTTGTTCGCTCAGTAGATCCTGCAGATCGCAGATCAGCATGGTGGCTCTATACCATTATTCTACCTGACCAGAAGAGCCGAGATGCATTCAAAAAATTTGCTACTGACAAAGGTGTGATGGTGTCACAGGTCCACAGGCGGAATGATGAGTACTCAGTATTCAAGCCATTCGCTCGCAAGGGTCTTGACGGAGTTGCATATTTTGCAGATAGAATGGTATGCATCCCTGTACACTGGGGGCTCAGTATAGATGAGCTCGATCATGTGGCAGGGGTGTGCAATGAATTTGCTCAGAAGCAGGAGAAGAAGTCATGA
- a CDS encoding FkbM family methyltransferase — MKRELPGFYEAEERNKLSHFTTQGFDLNGVVQGGANDGEEIENFIRMGIDHLIGFEPLTSAFNILDERYGDKAHVFKLGLHDTNSMGDLQVTAGDGKGSSLFDGVWDHPEVMKNWNQGQAAIVDHEQVELVRFDTWAKQNNNKLYTDSRGVKRMINLAEYDTLQLDTQGNEMEILLGMGKWLKQFKYLCIELSVTPVYKGETPGVEVAAWLKTQGYTLDSPIYEHNDCFFVRSDIKPTSDQIYRGRC, encoded by the coding sequence ATGAAGCGTGAACTGCCTGGATTCTACGAAGCTGAGGAGCGGAATAAGCTCTCACATTTTACGACTCAAGGATTCGATCTCAATGGGGTAGTACAGGGTGGAGCGAATGATGGTGAAGAGATCGAAAACTTCATCCGCATGGGTATCGACCACCTCATCGGCTTCGAGCCACTGACATCAGCATTCAATATTCTCGATGAGCGGTATGGTGACAAGGCTCATGTCTTCAAGCTCGGCCTCCATGACACAAACAGCATGGGAGATCTGCAAGTCACTGCAGGCGATGGCAAGGGCTCATCATTATTCGATGGTGTCTGGGATCATCCTGAAGTCATGAAGAACTGGAATCAAGGCCAGGCTGCAATCGTGGACCATGAGCAGGTGGAGCTGGTCCGCTTCGACACATGGGCCAAGCAAAACAACAATAAGCTCTACACTGATTCTCGTGGTGTGAAGCGAATGATCAATCTCGCTGAGTACGATACTCTCCAGCTCGACACACAAGGCAATGAGATGGAGATCCTGCTCGGCATGGGGAAGTGGCTGAAGCAATTCAAGTATCTGTGCATTGAGCTCTCAGTGACTCCAGTCTACAAAGGCGAGACACCAGGAGTTGAAGTCGCAGCATGGCTGAAGACTCAAGGCTACACACTAGACTCTCCGATCTATGAGCACAATGATTGCTTCTTCGTGAGGTCCGACATTAAGCCGACAAGCGATCAAATCTATAGAGGGAGGTGCTGA
- a CDS encoding 3'-5' exonuclease, which yields MILFFDTETTGIRKGGFIPRVVQIGALLTDNEGNTISELNILLHPEGFETVPIEAANVHGFSIEKIRSAGVDRLYGLSVFFDLAKNADVLVAHNAEYDMDLLQIETDYYKQRALESEQSRVSEWQDVIQKAQVFCTMLNSRDLLKLPLSAAQASFFKDKGITQQYKNPRLQEAHIHFMGYDFEGAHDAMADVRACKDVYFKLHSIKEEVAA from the coding sequence ATGATACTATTTTTTGACACTGAGACTACTGGAATCCGCAAGGGTGGATTCATTCCACGAGTGGTCCAGATCGGTGCTCTACTGACTGACAATGAAGGCAACACGATCAGCGAGCTCAATATCTTGCTGCATCCTGAAGGCTTCGAGACAGTGCCTATTGAGGCAGCAAATGTGCATGGCTTCTCGATCGAGAAGATCAGGTCCGCTGGCGTAGATCGCCTGTATGGTCTGTCGGTATTCTTCGACCTGGCCAAGAATGCTGATGTCCTGGTGGCTCACAATGCTGAGTATGATATGGACCTCCTGCAGATCGAGACCGACTACTACAAGCAGAGGGCTCTTGAGTCCGAGCAGAGTCGAGTCTCTGAGTGGCAGGATGTGATCCAAAAAGCACAGGTATTCTGCACGATGCTGAATAGTCGAGACCTGCTGAAGCTGCCATTGAGTGCTGCTCAGGCGAGCTTCTTCAAAGACAAAGGGATCACTCAGCAATACAAAAATCCACGCCTGCAGGAAGCTCACATTCACTTCATGGGATATGACTTCGAGGGTGCTCATGATGCGATGGCAGATGTCCGAGCTTGCAAGGATGTCTACTTCAAACTACACTCAATAAAAGAAGAGGTGGCTGCATAA
- a CDS encoding GDP-mannose 4,6-dehydratase, with amino-acid sequence MENTKRALLTGAGGFIGAHTLAHFMHNTDWHLVLIDSFRHKGKTDRIAEMFEAHEDWRSRCTVITHDLAAPFSEQMIHRIGHIDHIINMASESHVDRSIDDPVPFIENNVALTLNVLEYARTIWDLRNGNTTAPEGSVFVQISTDEVYGAAPVADHPEWDVILPSNPYSASKASQEAIAISYWRTFGLPLVITNTMNNFGEMQDPEKFVPMLIKGIYEGKDVTIHGNAEYIGSRFYLHARNHADAMLFLINRGTPTKYVDNNEIVFPDRFNVVGDTEKNNLELAQEIAELVGKDLIYHLEDFHSTRPGHDRRYALDGSKLFALGWQPPISFKESLAKTVEWTLENKQWML; translated from the coding sequence ATGGAAAATACAAAAAGAGCACTATTGACTGGAGCAGGTGGCTTCATCGGAGCACACACGCTGGCTCACTTCATGCACAATACGGACTGGCATCTGGTCCTGATCGATAGCTTCAGGCACAAGGGCAAGACCGATCGTATCGCTGAGATGTTCGAAGCTCATGAAGACTGGCGATCACGCTGCACAGTTATCACTCATGACCTGGCTGCTCCATTCAGCGAGCAGATGATCCACCGCATCGGCCACATCGATCACATTATAAACATGGCCAGCGAGTCTCATGTGGACCGCTCGATCGATGATCCAGTGCCATTCATTGAGAACAATGTGGCTCTGACATTGAATGTCCTGGAGTATGCTCGCACAATATGGGATCTTCGCAATGGCAACACCACAGCTCCAGAGGGCTCTGTCTTCGTGCAGATCTCGACTGATGAAGTGTATGGTGCTGCTCCTGTGGCCGATCATCCTGAATGGGATGTGATCCTTCCAAGCAATCCATACTCAGCCAGCAAAGCCTCACAAGAAGCGATCGCCATCAGCTACTGGCGGACCTTCGGCTTGCCACTTGTGATCACCAATACCATGAACAACTTCGGTGAGATGCAAGATCCTGAGAAGTTTGTGCCGATGCTGATCAAGGGAATCTATGAGGGCAAGGATGTCACGATTCATGGCAATGCTGAATACATCGGATCTCGCTTCTACCTTCACGCTCGCAACCATGCCGATGCAATGCTCTTCCTGATCAATCGTGGTACTCCGACAAAGTATGTGGACAATAATGAGATCGTATTCCCTGACCGCTTCAATGTGGTGGGAGACACCGAGAAGAACAATCTCGAGCTCGCACAGGAGATCGCTGAGCTAGTCGGCAAGGATCTCATCTACCACCTGGAAGACTTCCACAGCACTCGACCTGGACATGACAGGCGATATGCACTGGATGGATCAAAGCTCTTCGCTCTCGGCTGGCAGCCACCGATCAGCTTCAAGGAATCACTGGCAAAGACAGTCGAATGGACTCTGGAGAATAAGCAATGGATGCTCTAG
- a CDS encoding GNAT family N-acetyltransferase, with the protein MSHILHELQTATEALDMADIRNEVRHFMTHNTAEIMPAEQAEWYRNTYLPARDHGELFGYLVHGDGPLPIGYGLISKRDGRWWVSGGLKEEARGQGAGYFLFEQMTMMIHEDLRSEEAWLDVLNSNEGARRLYEKLGYTAVMADDRLTVMVHRLEHQEAESVSLREKVAA; encoded by the coding sequence ATGTCACACATCTTGCATGAGCTGCAGACAGCCACTGAAGCACTAGACATGGCCGACATTCGCAATGAGGTCAGACACTTCATGACTCACAATACTGCTGAGATCATGCCTGCAGAGCAAGCCGAATGGTATCGCAACACCTATCTGCCAGCTCGAGATCATGGAGAATTATTCGGGTACTTGGTACATGGTGATGGTCCACTGCCTATCGGCTATGGGCTCATCAGCAAGCGTGATGGTCGCTGGTGGGTATCGGGTGGTCTCAAGGAGGAGGCAAGGGGTCAGGGTGCTGGATACTTCCTATTCGAGCAGATGACCATGATGATCCATGAAGATCTCCGATCGGAAGAAGCCTGGCTCGATGTGCTCAACTCAAATGAAGGTGCTCGCAGATTATATGAGAAGCTCGGATACACTGCAGTCATGGCCGATGATCGGCTGACTGTGATGGTCCACAGGCTCGAGCATCAAGAAGCAGAATCAGTATCATTAAGAGAGAAGGTAGCAGCATGA